A single region of the Pontibacter kalidii genome encodes:
- a CDS encoding isoprenyl transferase, translated as MNLKEKVDLGNLPKHIAVIMDGNGRWAKKRGGLRIFGHQNAIKAVRDTVEAAAELGVGYLTLYAFSTENWSRPMEEVSALMTLLVSTIRKETATLNKNNIRLQTIGNTASLPEACQRELMEAIEITKDNNRMTLVLALSYSGRWDITQAVQRVAAEVGHGTIQADEITETTIAGYLSTAGMPDPELLIRTSGEQRISNFLLWQLAYTELYITELLWPDFRKEHLYEAILAYQSRERRFGKTSEQLTK; from the coding sequence ATGAATCTGAAGGAGAAAGTAGACTTAGGCAATTTACCAAAGCACATCGCCGTTATCATGGACGGCAACGGGCGTTGGGCGAAGAAAAGGGGCGGCCTGCGCATCTTTGGGCATCAGAACGCTATAAAAGCCGTGCGCGACACAGTGGAGGCGGCGGCTGAACTTGGCGTGGGGTACCTGACACTGTATGCCTTTTCCACAGAGAACTGGTCAAGGCCCATGGAGGAGGTGTCGGCGCTGATGACGCTGCTGGTATCTACCATCCGCAAGGAAACCGCCACCCTCAATAAAAACAACATACGCCTGCAGACCATTGGCAACACGGCCAGCCTGCCGGAGGCCTGCCAGCGCGAGCTGATGGAGGCCATTGAGATTACGAAAGACAATAACCGCATGACCCTGGTGCTGGCGCTGAGCTACAGTGGGCGCTGGGACATTACGCAGGCTGTGCAACGCGTTGCCGCTGAAGTGGGTCATGGTACTATACAAGCTGACGAAATAACCGAAACCACCATTGCCGGCTACCTCTCTACAGCAGGTATGCCCGACCCCGAACTATTGATCAGGACCAGCGGTGAGCAGCGTATCAGCAATTTCCTGCTCTGGCAACTAGCTTATACTGAGTTATACATTACAGAGTTGCTTTGGCCCGATTTCCGGAAGGAGCATCTCTACGAGGCAATATTAGCTTACCAAAGCCGTGAGCGCCGCTTCGGTAAGACAAGTGAACAACTAACAAAGTGA